ACGCGCACCGCGCTGGGCCTCCGCAGGGAGGAAACCGCGTCCGCCGATCCTTCCCCCGCGGGGCGTCCCCTTTCCCTGAGCCGCCTCAATCGGGTATGACGCTGAGAACCGTCCGGAACGGTCGCCGTCACGTGGCTGTCATGGTTCTGGCGTAAACAAGGGCCTTCGTTCGCATACCGGGGCACTCCAATGGGGCTCCGGACCGGCGGAGACGACCAGAGAGGGAAACGGGAGACATGAAGGCCAAGCGCACACACCTCGCCGCGGCGTTCGCCGCCATCGGAACGACAATCGCCGCCGCCGCGAGCGCGCTTCTGCTGGCCTTGCCCGCCCAGGCCGCCGCCCAGACCACCATCGGCAAGCCCGCCGGCAAGCTGGTGCTCTACACCTCGCAGCTCGAAGCCGACGCCAAGCAGACGGTGGACGCCTTCAAGGCCAAGAACCCCGGCGTCGAGGTCGAATGGGTCCGCAGCGGCACGACCGAGCTGATGAACAAGCTGCGCGCCGAGATCGCCGCGGGCAGCCCGCAGGCCGACCTGCTGCTGATCGCCGACGCCGTGACCATGGAGTCGCTGAAGGCGGAGAAGCGCCTGCTGGCCTACAAGGACGCGCCGGTCCAGGGCTACCGCCCCGGCACCCACGATCCGGACGGCACGTGGTTCGCCACCAAGCTGATCACCACCGGCATCGCCTACAACACAGCGGCGCCGATGAAGCCCTCCTCCTGGCTCGACCTGCTGAAGCCGGAGGCCAAGGGCACCACCGTGATGCCCAGCCCCCTCTATTCCGGCGCCGCCGCCATCCACATGGCCGCCGTGAAGGAGCAGCCGGACCTCGGCATGGCCTTCTACGAGAAGCTCCAGGCCAACGGCACCACGGCCGCCAAGGGCAACGGCGGCATCCTGAAGTCGGTGGCCAGCGGCGAGAAGCTGTACGGCGTCATCGTCGATTACCTGCCGATCCGCGAGCAGGCCAAGGGCGCCCCCGTCGCCTTCGTCTTCCCCAAGGAGGGCGTCAGCGCGGTGACCGAGCCGGTCGCCATCCTGAACACCAGCAAGAATCCCGACGCCGCCAAGGCCTTCATCGCCTTCCTGCTGAGCAAGGAGGGGCAGGAGCTGGCCTCCCGCCAGGGCTTCCTGCCGGCGCTGCCGGGGGTGGCGCCGCCGGCGGGGTTCCCGGACACCTCCTTCATCTCGCTGATGCCCTATGACCCGGCCAAGGCGCTGAAGGACGACGAGGCCAACAAGAAGGACTTCGCCGACCTGTTCGGCGGCTGAGCCCATCCGGCGGATAAAAATGAGTCTTGCCACCCTCAACGACCGGCGGCCTTATCGGGCCGCCGGTGGTTTTTCCGTTTCCGGGGCGCCGCTGCTGTTCGCGCTGGCCGGACTGATCGTCCTGCTGCCGATCCTGCGGCTGGTGTGGGAGGTGGCCGGGCCGATGGCGTCGGGCGACCTGACGGCGATGACCCGCGTGCTGACGTCCAAGATGACGTGGCGCGCCACCGGCAACAGCGTCGCCATCGCGGCGGGGGCCACGGTCGTGGCGGCGGCGCTCGGCGTGCCCTTCGCTCTGCTCTGCGGCATGACCGACCTCAGGGGCAAGACGGCGCTGGCCTTCTGCCTGATCCTGCCTTTGATGATCCCGGCCCAGATCGTGGCCCTGTCGTGGATTCACCTCGCCGGGTCGGGCAGCCCGCTGCTGAAGCCGTTGGGCCTCGCCCCGGCGCCGGGCACGCCGAACCCCGTCTATTCCTCCGCCGGGATGATCCTGGTGATGGGGATCGAGCACGCGCCGCTGGTCTTCCTGGCGCTGCGCGCCGCCCTGCGCGCCGTGCCGCGCGATCTGGTCGAGGCGGCGCAGGCGGCGGGCGCCCGGCGCGGGCGGGTGCTGCGCACCATCGTCCTGCCGCTCAGCCTGCCGGGGCTGGCCGCCGGGCTGGCCCTGTCCTTCGTCGCGGCGCTGGGCAATTTCGGGGTTCCGGCGCTGCTCGGCATCCCGGCGGGGATTCCGGTGCTGCCGACGCTGATCTACCGGCGGCTGGCCGGCTTCGGCCCGTCGGTCCTGCCGGAGGTGGCGGTTCTGGCCGTGCTGATCGGCGCCATCGCCTGCGTCGGCATCGCCGCGCAGATGGCGCTCCAGGCGCGGGTGGACGCGCGGGTGATCGGCGGTTCGGCGCCCGCGGCGGTGCTGCGGCTGGGCCGTGCGCGGCGTCCGCTTGAAATCCTGTGCTGGACCGTTGTGGCGCTGATCCTGGCGGCGCCTCTGGCGGCGCTGGCCTCGACCAGCCTGATCCGCGTCTACGGCCTGCCGCTGGGGCCGGAGACGGCGACGCTGGCGCATTACGCGACGGTGCTGGGGCTGGATCAGGTGGGGCGGGCCTTCACCAACTCCTTCGGCCTGTCGGGGATGGCGGCGCTGCTGCTGACCCTGCTGGCGATCCCGCTGGCCCACGCCATGGCCGGTCCGGGCAAGGGCGGGCGGCTGGTCCGCGCCGTCGGCGTGCTGATCGAGTTGCCGCACGCGGTACCCGGCGTGGTGCTGGCCATCGGCTGCATCCTGGTCTTCCTGAAGCCGCTGCCGCTGCTGGGCGTCGGCCTCTACGGCACGCTGGGGATCATCCTGGCGGCCTATCTGGCGCGCTTCCTGTCGCTGGCCCTGCGCCCGGCCCAGGCCGCCTGCGCCGCGCTGGACCCGGCGATGGAGGAGGCGGCGCGCGCCTGCGGCGCCGGGCCGCTGCGCCGCCTGCGCACCATCGTCGCCCCGCTGGTGGCGCCCGCGGCGGCGGCGGGCGGGGTGCTGGTGTTCCTGACGGCCTTCAACGAGCTGACCGTGTCGATCCTGCTGTGGTCGCAGGGACGGGAGACCCTGGGCGTCGTCGTCTACGCGCTGGAGGAGGGCGGCAGCCCGACGCTCGCCGCCGCGCTGAGCGTGGTGACCATCGCGGTGGTGGTGGCGGTGCTGCTGGCGGTCGGCTGGCTGGGGCGGCGGTTGCCGGCGGGGATCATTCCCTGGCGGGGGTGATCACACCCCTTCCGGCACCACCCACCCGTCGCGGACCGCGAGGGGAACCGCCTCGCCCGGCGCCACCTGGGCGTCGCCGGACACCCGCAGCAGCAGGCGGACACCCGGCGCGGCCTGCGGTTCGGCCTCGACCAGCACGAAGCCGCCCTTGTAGGCGGCGCGCACCACCGTCGCGGCGATGGGGCCGTCCGCCGCCGGCTCCAGATCCTCGGGCCGCAGGCAGACCAGCGCCGGCCCCTCCGGCTGGCCGGGGCGGCAGCGGACCAGCGCCTCCGCCCCGAACAGGCGCACCCGCGCGCGGCCGTCCGCGACCGGACCCGTCACCACGCCGTCCACCACCGCGCCCTGGCCGACGAAGCCGGCGACCATGCGCGTCGCCGGTTCCCGGTAGAGCGTGCGGGGCGCCGCCACCTGGGCCAGCCGCCCGCGGTCGAGCACGGCGATGCGCGTCGCGAGCGCCATCGCCTCGGCCTGATCGTGGGTGACGTAGACCATGGTGGCGCCGGTCTTGGCGTGGAAGTCGGCGAACTCCTCCTCCATCGCCGCGCGCAGATGCACGTCGAGGTTGGCGAGCGGCTCGTCCAGCAGCACCAGCTCCGGGCTCATCACGAGGCAGCGGGCCAGAGCCACGCGCTGGCGCTGGCCGCCCGACAGCTCGGCGGGGTGGCGCGCGTCGAAGCCTGACAGGCCTACGGTATCCAAGGCGGCGCGCACCCGCTGCTCCCGCTCCGCGCGGGGAACGCGGGCGGTCTTTAGCGGGTAGGCGACGTTGCCGGCCACCGTCATGTGCGGCCACAGCGCGTAGGACTGGAAGACGAGGCCGATCCGCCGCTCCTCCGGCGGGACATGGGCGCCGGGGCCGGACAGGGTGCGCCCGCCGACCGTGATGCGCCCGCCGTCCAGCCGCTCGAACCCGGCGACCATGCGCAGCAGCGTGCTTTTCCCGCAACCCGACGGGCCGAGCAGGGCGAGGAACTCCCCCGCCGCCACGTCGATGGTCACGCCGTCCACCGCGGGGGCGGGCGTCCCGGCATAGTGGCGGGAGGCGTCGTCTATCAACAATGCGGGCAGAAGTGCGGGAGTCTGGATGGTCATGGCACCGGAAGTCGCGCTATTCAGGAAGGCAGCGAGGGATAGGCACAGTGCGGAACGGGGGCGTGATGTCAAGTGACGCTGCTATGACGGGGGCGATGACGGGGCGCGGGGTCAAGGTCCGGCTGCGCGCCCTGTCGGGTCTGGGCAACAAGGGACCGGCCTGCTTCCTGGCGATGGTCGGTGGGGCGCGGCTGCTGCTCGACCTCGGCGAGGGGCCTGACGCCGGGCGCCTGCCGCCGTTGAGCGGGGCGGGGCGGGTGGACGCCATCCTGATCACCCACACCCACGGCGACCATGCCGGCGCCCTCGGCCTGCGCCACCGGGTCGGCAGCCCGCCGGTCTACGCCACGCCGCTCGCCGCCCGATTCCTGCCGCCCACCGTCGCGGCGCATCCCTTGCCGGTCCGCGGGACGGTGGAGATCCAGGGCGTGCCGGTGACCACCGGGCGGTCCGGCCACGCGCCGGGCGGGGTGTGGATCCACCTGGGCACGCAGGACGGCGGGCTGCTCTACATGGGCGACCATTCCGACGAATCGGCCCTGTTCCCCTTCGACCCGCCGCCGCCGGCGCGGCGGGTGATCCTCGACGCCTCCTACGGGCTGGACGACACCCCGCAGGCGGAGCGGCTGGCCGCGCTGGAGCCCTTCCTGCACGCGGGCGGCGCGCTGTTCCCGGTGGCGGCGGACGGGCGCGGGCCGGAAATGGCCCTGTGGGCGATGGACCATGGCGTCGTCCCGGCCATCGACGACGCCCACCGCGCCGCCATCGCCCATCTGCTGGCCGAGGCCGACACCGCCCTGCGTCCCGGCGCGGAGGAGCGTTTGCGCCGGCTGCTCGACCGCGCCAAGGCGCCGGGCGACCCGCGCGACGCGACCTTCGCCGCCGGTCCCAACGCCACCAGCGGCACCGCCGCCGAACTGGTGGAGCGCTGGGCGGGCGTGGATGGGCCGGACATCGTCTTCACCGGCTACCTTGCCGCGGGCACGCCGTCGCGCACCCTGGTCGATGCGGGGCGCGCGCGATACCTGCGCTGGAACGTCCACCCCACGCTGCGCCAGTTGACGGCGCTGGTGGCCGCGACGGGGGCGGAGCTGGTGCTGCCCGCCTTCGGCGACATCCGATACCGGGAGGACTGGCGGGCCGCCTTCGCCCCGGCAATCCTGGAAGGTCTGGACGCTCCGGAGGACTGAGCGCGAGAGGATCGCGGCGGACGCCCTGTTGGCATGGCTTGTCCCCTTGCCGACGGAGGTTCATGGGCACGTTCGAGCTGCTGTCCATCCTGCTGACGCTGGCGGCGCTGTTCAGCTTCGCCAGCCGCGGCCTGCTCGGCCTGCCGGCGACGGCGGGGGTGTTCCTTCTGGCCTTCGGCTTCGCCTTCGCGACCGCGGTGGTCGGGACCCTGGTCCCGGCCATCGACATCCGCGTCTGGGAGGACCGTCTGGTGACCAGCACCCACCTGCCCGAAGCGCTGCTGGAGGGTGTCCTGGCCTTCCTGCTGTTCGCCGGGGCGGTGGAGCAGGACAGCGGCACGCTGTGGCGGCGCCGCTGGGCGGTGGCGCTGCTGGCGACGCTCGGTGTCGTGATCTCGACCGCCGTCATGGGCACCGGCATGTGGATGGTCTTCGACGCCATGGGCCAGCCGGTGCCGCTGCTGTGGTGTCTGGTGCTGGGGGCGGCGCTGGCGCCGACCGACCCGGTGGCGGTGCTGGCCGTGCTGCGCAAGGCGCCGCTGCCGGAAGGGCTGCGCACCGCCATCGCCGGGGAGAGCCTGTTCAACGACGGCATGGGGGTGGTGCTGTTCGTCCTTCTGCTCGGGCTGGCCACCGGGACCGACACCGATGTGACGGTTCTGGGCGTCGCCTGGGACATCGTAAGGGAGGCGGGCGGCGGCGGCCTGCTCGGGCTGGCGACCGGCTCCCTGGCCTTCTGGGCGAAAAGCCGGGCGGACGATCCGGCGGTGGAGCTGGCCATCTCCCTCGCCCTGGCGGCGGCGACCTACAGCCTCGCCCAGCGGCTCGGCCTGTCCGGACCCATCGCGGTGGTGATGGCGGGGCTGCTGATCGGCAACACGGCGAAGCACCATGTCTCGTCGGAGCGGTCGGGCTTCATCCTGAAGGCCTTCTGGTCGATGGTGGACGCGATCCTGAACGCCGTGCTGTTCATGCTGGTCGGACTGGAGGCGGCGGTGGTGCTGTCCTGGCAGGCGCCGGTGATGGCCGCGGCGGTCATGGCGCCTCTGCTGGCGCTGGTGGCCCGGCTGGCCAGCATCCTGCCCGTGGTCGCCGTCCATCTGCGCAGCCAGCGCAAGGCGGCGGCGACCGCCGTGCTGACCTGGGGCGGGGTGCGCGGCGGCATCGCCGTGGCGCTGGTCCTGTCGCTCCCCGACAACCCGCACCGCGACCTGTTGCTGGTCGCCTGCTACGCCGTCGTCGCCTTCACCATCATCGTGCAGAGCCTGACGCTCGGCCGGCTGGCGCGGCGCCTGTTTCCTGATGGCTGACGGATCAACTCCGCGCAGGCCAGGGATGCGCAGAACGGACTTTCCTGTGGAAAGCCTCCCATTATCTACTGAAACCAATCAGGCAATCGCCTTTATCAACGTTTCATTTTTGTTGTTTTGGAGTGTCGGGATGACGGACACGACTCTGGGCCGGGCGGCGGGTTCGGCCACGCTTCTGCCGGGCATCGATTGGCGGGTGGTCACCGTGGCGCTGCTCGCCCTGGTGGGCGGCGGCCTGTGGATCGGCGACGCCGTGTCGGGGCGGCAGGCGGCTCTCTATCTGGTGGGCGGCGCCATGGGCCTCGTGCTGTACCACGCGCTGTTCGGCTTCACCTCCGCCTTCCGCGTCTTCATCGCGGACCGGCGCGGGGCGGGGCTGCGGGCGCAGATGATCATGCTCGCCGTGGCCTGCGCGCTGTTCTTCCCGGTTCTGGCGGCGGGGACGCTGTTCGGCACGCCGGTGAAGGGGCTGGTGTCGCCGGTCGGCCTGTCGGTGGTGGCCGGCGCCTTCCTGTTCGGCATCGGCATGCAGCTGGGCGGCGGCTGCGCCTCGGGCACGCTGTTCACGGTGGGCGGCGGCAACACGCGGATGGTCGTGACGCTGGCCTTCTTCATCGTCGGCTCGGTGCTGGGCGCCTATCACCTGCCCTGGTGGCAGGGGCAATGGACGGCCGCTCCGGTGTCGGTGGTCGCAGCCTGGGGCTGGCCGGTGGCGCTGGCGGTCAACCTCGC
This genomic stretch from Azospirillum sp. TSH58 harbors:
- a CDS encoding ABC transporter substrate-binding protein produces the protein MKAKRTHLAAAFAAIGTTIAAAASALLLALPAQAAAQTTIGKPAGKLVLYTSQLEADAKQTVDAFKAKNPGVEVEWVRSGTTELMNKLRAEIAAGSPQADLLLIADAVTMESLKAEKRLLAYKDAPVQGYRPGTHDPDGTWFATKLITTGIAYNTAAPMKPSSWLDLLKPEAKGTTVMPSPLYSGAAAIHMAAVKEQPDLGMAFYEKLQANGTTAAKGNGGILKSVASGEKLYGVIVDYLPIREQAKGAPVAFVFPKEGVSAVTEPVAILNTSKNPDAAKAFIAFLLSKEGQELASRQGFLPALPGVAPPAGFPDTSFISLMPYDPAKALKDDEANKKDFADLFGG
- a CDS encoding iron ABC transporter permease; the protein is MSLATLNDRRPYRAAGGFSVSGAPLLFALAGLIVLLPILRLVWEVAGPMASGDLTAMTRVLTSKMTWRATGNSVAIAAGATVVAAALGVPFALLCGMTDLRGKTALAFCLILPLMIPAQIVALSWIHLAGSGSPLLKPLGLAPAPGTPNPVYSSAGMILVMGIEHAPLVFLALRAALRAVPRDLVEAAQAAGARRGRVLRTIVLPLSLPGLAAGLALSFVAALGNFGVPALLGIPAGIPVLPTLIYRRLAGFGPSVLPEVAVLAVLIGAIACVGIAAQMALQARVDARVIGGSAPAAVLRLGRARRPLEILCWTVVALILAAPLAALASTSLIRVYGLPLGPETATLAHYATVLGLDQVGRAFTNSFGLSGMAALLLTLLAIPLAHAMAGPGKGGRLVRAVGVLIELPHAVPGVVLAIGCILVFLKPLPLLGVGLYGTLGIILAAYLARFLSLALRPAQAACAALDPAMEEAARACGAGPLRRLRTIVAPLVAPAAAAGGVLVFLTAFNELTVSILLWSQGRETLGVVVYALEEGGSPTLAAALSVVTIAVVVAVLLAVGWLGRRLPAGIIPWRG
- a CDS encoding MBL fold metallo-hydrolase, with translation MTGRGVKVRLRALSGLGNKGPACFLAMVGGARLLLDLGEGPDAGRLPPLSGAGRVDAILITHTHGDHAGALGLRHRVGSPPVYATPLAARFLPPTVAAHPLPVRGTVEIQGVPVTTGRSGHAPGGVWIHLGTQDGGLLYMGDHSDESALFPFDPPPPARRVILDASYGLDDTPQAERLAALEPFLHAGGALFPVAADGRGPEMALWAMDHGVVPAIDDAHRAAIAHLLAEADTALRPGAEERLRRLLDRAKAPGDPRDATFAAGPNATSGTAAELVERWAGVDGPDIVFTGYLAAGTPSRTLVDAGRARYLRWNVHPTLRQLTALVAATGAELVLPAFGDIRYREDWRAAFAPAILEGLDAPED
- a CDS encoding ABC transporter ATP-binding protein yields the protein MTIQTPALLPALLIDDASRHYAGTPAPAVDGVTIDVAAGEFLALLGPSGCGKSTLLRMVAGFERLDGGRITVGGRTLSGPGAHVPPEERRIGLVFQSYALWPHMTVAGNVAYPLKTARVPRAEREQRVRAALDTVGLSGFDARHPAELSGGQRQRVALARCLVMSPELVLLDEPLANLDVHLRAAMEEEFADFHAKTGATMVYVTHDQAEAMALATRIAVLDRGRLAQVAAPRTLYREPATRMVAGFVGQGAVVDGVVTGPVADGRARVRLFGAEALVRCRPGQPEGPALVCLRPEDLEPAADGPIAATVVRAAYKGGFVLVEAEPQAAPGVRLLLRVSGDAQVAPGEAVPLAVRDGWVVPEGV
- a CDS encoding sodium:proton antiporter codes for the protein MGTFELLSILLTLAALFSFASRGLLGLPATAGVFLLAFGFAFATAVVGTLVPAIDIRVWEDRLVTSTHLPEALLEGVLAFLLFAGAVEQDSGTLWRRRWAVALLATLGVVISTAVMGTGMWMVFDAMGQPVPLLWCLVLGAALAPTDPVAVLAVLRKAPLPEGLRTAIAGESLFNDGMGVVLFVLLLGLATGTDTDVTVLGVAWDIVREAGGGGLLGLATGSLAFWAKSRADDPAVELAISLALAAATYSLAQRLGLSGPIAVVMAGLLIGNTAKHHVSSERSGFILKAFWSMVDAILNAVLFMLVGLEAAVVLSWQAPVMAAAVMAPLLALVARLASILPVVAVHLRSQRKAAATAVLTWGGVRGGIAVALVLSLPDNPHRDLLLVACYAVVAFTIIVQSLTLGRLARRLFPDG